GGGTGCGCCGCGAAGCCGCTGGGGCCGAGCACCACCCCGGCGTGTTGCACCACTCCATTGGGGAAGAGCAGCAGCGGCCCCACCAGGCCCACCTCCGGCCGCTGGGCCTGGGCGATGAGCTCCTCCAACCACGCCTCGTCCACCACCTCGATGTCGTTGTTGAGGAAGAGGAGCAGCTCGCCCTCGGCGTGGCGGGCCGCGAAGTTGTTGATGGCGGAGTAGTTGAAGGGGTGGTTCCAGGTGAGCTTGCGGATGCGGGGATCCTCCAGCTCGTCCAGCAGCGCGAACGTCCGCGGATCCACCGAGTTGTTGGAGACGAGGAGCAGCTCCCAGTGCTCCCACCGCGTCTTCGCGCGGAAGCTCCGCCAGAGCTGCGAGAGCAACTCCGGCTTGTCCTTGAAGGGAACGAGGATGGAGACGCGCGGCGTGCCCTTCACCCGGTGGCGCACGCGCAGCAGGCCCCCGCGCGTCGTCCACGCCTCGGCGTCCTCGCCGCAGCGCGAGAGGTGCTGCGAGAGCGCGAGGTGGGCCGGGGCGCTCACCACCTGGAAGGCCCGGGGCAGCTCCCTCCGGTGGTAGAGGACGGAGGGCACGTGGGCGATGGGGACCTGCTTCTCGGAAGCGCGCAGGACCAGGTCCATCAACTCCGCGCCCTCGAAGCCGGCACGCACGCCCCCGAGCTCCTCGTGGAGCTCACGGCGCATGACGAGGAGCCGCGAGGCGTAGTTGCTCTCGCGCTGCATGTCGCGGCTCCAGTCCGGCTTGAAGAAGGGTCGACGCCGCTGGCCCGTGCCGTCCAGGCGGTCCTCGTCCGTGTAGAAGAGGCGGGCCTCGGGGCGTGCATGGAGGGCGAGCGCCAGCTCGGCGAGGGCGTGGGGCGCGAGCCGGTCCGCGGCATCCAGGAAGGCCACGGCCTCGCCCCGCGCGGCGGAGAGGGCCGCGTTGAGGGCGCCCGCAGTCCCCGAGCCGGCGGGGCTGGAGACGAAGCGGAGCCGCGAGTCCCGGGCTTGCTCGGCCGGGAGGTGCCCCCGTAACTCGGCCAGCCTCGGCTCCGGGCCGCCGATGACCAGCTCCCACGGCTCATGGGTCTGCGCCCACACCGAGGCGACGCACTCCCGCCAGTGCGCGGCGTCCACGGAGCCAGCGCCCACCACCACCGAGAAGGTGGCGCGGTGGGGCAGCTCGCGGGCCCGTTGCGTGGTGTCCCGCAGGTGTCGCGGCTCACGGGCCGCGCACCACTGGCGGTACTCCTCGTCGCCCACCGCCGCGCCCAGGGCGAGCTGCCGGGCCAGCGCCTGGTTGGCTTGCCAGGTGAACTCCCGCTGGAGGGCGAGCAGCTCGCGCAGCGGAGCCGGCAGTTCCAGCTCTGGCGGGCACGGATCGGCCAGCCGCTCCAGTCTCGCCACCCACTGCTCCGCCTGGGCGCGCGCGGGCAGGGGTCCGCCGCTGTTGGCCGCGCAGAGCACCTCGATGGCCGTCTGGTTCCAGCTCCGCATCCGCTCGAACGCGGGCCGCAGGCGCCAGCGCACCGGCTCCAGACAGGACCGCTTGGCCCATGTCACGGCCAGGGCGGACAGGCCGGTCCGGTGGGAGTGGACCTCTCCCCGCGATGGATCGGCGAGCGGCTCCAGCGTCCGGCGGATCCACGCGGGGACATCCTCATGATGCGAGACGGCGACCTGGGTGTGCGTGTCGCGGATGACGGCGAGCAGCCACGCATTGAAGGCGTGCTGCGGGCGGAGCAGCTCGGCCTGGAAGGGGCGCAGGAGCGTGCCGTGCGGCAGTTTGCCGAGGAGATCGGCATGGGCGTCGAGCGCGAGGGGCAGCTCCTGGAAGGACGGGGGACCCCTGGGCGCACGCTGGCGCAGGTCGCGCAGCAGCTCGAGAAGCCTCCGCTCCGCGGTGGCGAGCTCCGGGTTGCTCGTGCCCTTCGCCCGCAGCTCTTCAACGAGGACGAACCACGCGCCCACCCGTTCCGCGAACTCCGGAGTCGATTCGCCGCCATCCGGTGGGAGCGCGAGGGGACCGGGGGGCTCCGTCCCGAGGACGGGGAGGCCGGTGCTCGCTCCCTTCGCCAGTGGCCGCGGATGCTTACTCATGGGCGGGCTCTATACCTCATCCCCCGGGAGGACGGCCTCTGGCAGGGCGGTCTGGGAGGCCGGGATATGCTTGGGCCTCGGAGGGAAGTGGGAGCCCGGGAGAGGCCGCCCCGGATGCTCCGGGAGGAGGCGGGCAGACGGCGGGACGTGGCCAGCGGGCCGGGGTGGGGCAGGGGAGCGGAATGCGCATCCTTGGACTGTCACCTAGGAGGAGGCGCGATGGTGCTCCCGGGCAAGGGAATGAGTTGGAAGGAGTTCTTCACCGAGCTGAAGAACGAATACAAGAACGACAAGATCAGCAACGTGGCCGGAGCCGTGACGTTCTTCGGTGTGCTGGCGCTGTTCCCATTCCTGCTGTTCCTCGTGGCGCTCGCGAGTCTCGTCATCGATCCGGCTCAGGCCCAGGTGCTCATCCAGGAGCTGGGCCGGGTGGCACCGGAGGCGGTGACGGAGATCGTCGGCCAGCGCCTGAAGGATCTGGCCGAGGGCAACAACGTGGGCCTGCTGACGATCGGTGCGTTGGGCGCGGTGTGGGCGGCCTCGGGCGGCGTGGTGGCGATGATGGACGCGCTCAACACCGTCTACGACGTGGAGGAGTCCCGGCCCTTCTGGAAGGTGCGCGGCACCGCCATCCTGGTGACGCTCGGGGGCGCGGTGCTCTCCATCCTCGCCTCGCTGGCCATGGTGGCCACCCCGGCCGTCGCGAAGTTCCTCGGGGAGCCGCTCGGCACCGTCGTCATGTGGCTGCGCCTGCCCTTCGCCGGCGTGCTGATGATGCTGGTCTGGGCGCTCATCTACTACCTGCTGCCGGACGTGAAGCAGTCCTTCAAGTTCATCACGCCCGGCTCGGTGGTGGGCGTCCTCATCTGGCTGGTCGCGTCCTGGGGCTTCTCGCTGTACGTGCGCAACTTCGGCAGCTACGACGCCAACTACGGCGCGCTCGGCGGTGTCATCGTCATGCTGCTGTGGATGTGGATCTCCTCGCAGGTCATCCTGCTGGGCGCGGAGATCAACGCCGTGCTCGAGCACAAGTCGCCCGAGGGCAAGTCTCCAGGCCAGAAGCGGCCGGGACAGGGCGGCCCGAACATGACCAAGGGACAGAAGCGGGAGCAGGAGCAGCAGGAGCTGGAGGATCGCCTGCGTCCCACGCCTCCGCGGCGGCCCGAGCCGGCCCGGATGACGCCGCTGGGGGCGGCGACCACCTGGGCCACGGGCTTCGGGCTGGGCTTGTTCCTCTTGCGCCGCGGCAACCGGTAGCGGCCCTCGCGGACGCGAGCGCGACGGCCCGCCGCCTGGCTAGCGACGCTGGGCGGCGTGGACGGGGTGCTTCTCGAGGAACTCGGCGAAGGTGCCGTTGAAGTCGTTGACCGGCTTGCCCTCCTCCAGGCTCCAGATGCGGGTGGCCACCTCGGAGATGAGCTCCTGGTCGTGCGTCACGATGATGGCGGTGCCCTCGTACTTCTGGAGGCCGTCGGCCAGCGCGCTGATGGACTCCAGGTCCAGGTGGTTGGTGGGCTCGTCGAACACCAGCACGTTGTCCTGGTTGAGCATCAGCTTGCAGAGCAGCAGGCGCACCGTCTCACCACCGGACAGGGTGTCCGTGGGCTTCATCCGCTCGTCGCCCGCGAAGAGCATGCGGCCGAGCACCCCGGAGATCTCCTCGTTGGTGAGCTTGGTGTTGATGTCGCGCAGCCACTCGAAGGCCGTGGTGCCCTTGCGGATGGTGCCGTGGTGGTCCTGCGGCAGGTAGCCCATGGACGCCTGATGGCCCCAGGTGATCTTCCCGCCGCCGTCCGACTCCACCTGCCCGGCCAGCATCTTCACCAGGGTGGACTTGCCCACGCCGTTGCGGCCGATGACGCAGATCTTCTCGCCCTTGCACACCAGGCCGCTGAAGGGGCGGATGACCTTCTGGCCGTCGTAGGTCTTCTGGATGGCCTCGAACTGCAGCGTCTGCTTGCCGCTGACCTGCTTCACATCGAAGCGGATGAAGGGCCGCGCGATGTTCGAGCGCTTGAGGTCATCCGACTTCAGCTTGTCGATCTGCTTGATGCGGCTCTGCACCTGGGAGGCGCGCGTACCGGCGTGGAAGCGGGCCACGAAGTCCTGCAGCTGGGCGATCTTCTTCTTCTTCTCGGAGGTCTCGGACTCGACCCGGCTGCGGATCTGCGCCTTCTGCCTCACCATGTCATCGTAGCCACCGTTGTACTGGATGATGGTCTCGTAATCGATGTCCGCGATGTGCGTGCAGATGGTGTTGAGGAAGTGCCGGTCGTGGCTGATGGTGATGAGCACGCCCTCGAAGGCCATGAGGAACGTCTCCAGCCAGCGGATGGAGTCGATGTCCAGGTTGTTGGTGGGCTCGTCGAGCAGCAGGCCCTGGGGCTTGCCGAAGAGCGCCTGGGCCAGCAGCACGCGCAGCTTGAGGCCGCCGGTGAGCTGCTTCATGGGCCCCTCGTGGGTGGACGAGGGGATGCCGAGGCCCTCGAGCAGCGAGGCGGCCTCGGACTCGGCGCTGTAGCCGTCCTCCTCGGCGATGACCATCTCCAGCTCGCCCAGGCGGTTGCCGTCCTCCTCGCTGATGTCGGACTTCGCGAGGATGGTGTCCTTCTCCTTCATCACGTCCCAGAGGGCCTTGTTGCCCATGAGGACGACGTCGAGGACGCGCTCATCCTCGTAGCGGAAGTGGTCCTGGCGGAGGATGCCCAGCTTCTTGGGCCGGGAGATGGTCCCCATGTCCGCTTCCTCGTCTCCGGCGAGGATCTTCATGAAGGTGGACTTGCCCGCCCCATTGGGGCCGGTGAGGCCGTAGCGGCGGCCGGGCGAGAAGGCGACGTTGACCTCCTCGAAGAGCTTCTTGGGCCCGTAGGCCTTGGAGACGTTGATGATGGTGAACATGGGGGGCGCTTTCTAGCGGAAGGGGTAGGCGGCCGAAAGGCGCGCGACACGTTGAATTCGCCGGGACCGGCGGTGAAGACCCCTTGTAACCCCACTTGCTGGGCTTTCTATGCCCCCGTCCACCCGGATTGGACCCGGGCGCGGGTCACCCGGGACACCCGGCGGGCGCATGGCCGGGTGCCCGGTGGACCAGGGAGTGCCGGCCTACATCTCCTGGAAGGACACGGACACCCCCGGCGCGTTCGCCAGCCCGAAGTCCATCCAGACGTTCGTCTCCATGTCTCGCGAGGAGCCGTGCGCCACGGTGGTGCGCAGGAAGGCGCTCTCGTTGTCCGTCGTCCCCAGCGCATGGTCCAGGGCGGCCATCATGTCCGTATAGGCATCTCCCCTCGGGGGCAGTCCTACCTTCACCTCGTACCAGCCTTCGCTGCCGATGAAGGCCTCGGCCACCGCGGGGAGCTCGGGCAGCACCCGATTCAGGGTGAGGTCGTTGTACGCCTGCGTCCAGGCGCCGTAGCTGAAGCCCGGATCCCCGGGCTGGAGCGCCAGGGCCGCCTCCGGCGTTCCCTCGAACACGCCCTGGAACTCCTGGACGGACTGGGGGTTGGCGGGATCGAATCCGTAGAAGCGCATCAGGTTGGAGGACGCCGTCTCCCAGGCGATGCGCCGCATCGACTCGAGCCCCTCCTCGCCGGTGATGCTGACGCTCGCCCGGCGTCCATCCGTCATCGCCACGTCGAAGGTCATCGCGTCGAAGACACGCTGGCCGTTCTCGTCGTGGTACGAGACCGACATCTGGTTGCCGGTCTGCGCCGCCTCGGAGGTCACCGTCTCCGTGGTAACGCCGTTCTGCGTCGTCCGCACCATCGAGGAGGACTCGTTCCACAGCGAGCCGCCGAGCGAGACGGCGCCCGCCTCGACGCCCGCCGCCAGCGCCCCCTCGTAGGTGTACATCTCCGAGACGGCCCGATTGCTCACGCCCGGGCCATCCGCAGGCAGGGTCCGGGTGTTCAGGAACTGTTCGTAGGCGGCCTGTCCCTCCGGCGTGGACAGGTCCAGCTCCACCGAGGCGAACGCGGCGCTGCTCTGCTCACTGCTGCGGCCCAGCTCGGCGCTGAACTCCACGCCCCGCACCTCGAAGCCGATGCCGAGCGCCAGGCTGCGCTCCATCACCTCCGTGGGGCCCGCGCTGATGCGCACGCGGTCGCCATCCAGGCGCTCCACGCCGAAGGAGTACCCGTGTGAGCGCATCGCCTCCTCGCTCAGGCTCACCGGCCCGAGCGAGGCTCCCACCGAGAGAGTGCCGAACAGCTCCGCCGACATCATCACCGTCGAGCCGGGCGGCATCGCCAGGGGATCCGTCACGGTAGGCAGGGAGGAGAATTGGCCGCTCTGCAGCTGCGCCAGCTCATCCCCCGTGAGGTTGAGCGTGTACGTGCGCGTGCCCGCCCCGCCCGCGGCGAAGGAGCCCTCGGCGCCGAAGGGGCCCACCTTCAGCTCCCCCTCCCTCATCCCGCCTACTTCTCCGCGCACCTCCACCGTCACCGGGAAGCGGCCATCGGCGCTCGGACGGTCGGGGTTCCACGACAGCTCCACGGACAGGCCCGAGTACGGCCCCGTGGTGACGCTGCCCGCGAGCCTGCCGGACTTGAACTCCTCCGGCTGGAGCTCGAAGGTCACCCCCAGGTTGGTCGTCCGGGTTCCATCCGCGACGCGCCGGTCCGCCACGCCCGACAGCCCGAGCTGGTTGATGAGCGCGTTCCGCTGTGGGCCGGGCGGCGTGCGCAGGACGCGCTCGAGCTGTCCGTCGGGAATCGCCACCGGCGAGTGGTAGGCGGGGTTCATCGCCTGCCACTGGCCGAGGTTCTCGTAACGGTGCTGGGGGAAGTTGGGGTCGGTGATCGAGCCATCCGGGTGTTTCACCAGGGCGTGGCCCACGCCGTCGCGCGAGTCTCGCAGCAGCACGACCTGGTCCCCTGGCCGGGCCAGCGCGGTGGCGCGCTCGAGGCAGTTGGCGCTGCCATCGCCCAGCCGCTCGTTGCGCAGGGTGCTGGCGGCGGGATCGAGCGACACCGGGGTGGACGCCGTGCCGGAGCGGAACTCGTTGCGCGGGGAGTAGCCTGTCTGTTTGCGCGCCGGGGGTGCGGCGGACGGCGTGGGCTTCGGCTCCTGGCGGGCCGGGAGTGGCGGCGAGAACGGCGTCGGGCGGCGATTGATGGGGCTGGTCACGGTTTTCCCCCTTTTCTGGAATCATCGGTTTTATCACAGAGGGGAGCGCGACTGGCCCGCCGGCGGGTCACGCTTTCGTCACAAGTTGCCGCCTCGGACTCCGCTCAGGTGGGGCCCACGAGGATTCAGGGGCCGACGCAGACGCTCTTGGACTTCCGCGAGGCGGCCCGTCTGCGCTCCTGAGTCTAGGCCTGCGGTTCAGGCGCGATGAGGTCCGTACCGTTGACGAAGACCCTTCCGTTCAAGCGGCGCGCCACGACCAGCGCTGCCTTCAGGAAGACCTCCTCGGGGAGGACCTCGGAGGTTCCCACAACGCCGACCAACCATTTGGTTCCTCCCACGAAGCGGATCAGTTCGGTCTTGGCGGATTTAGAGAGATCCTCACGACGCCAGAAGTAGGTGCTGGTACCGAGGATGATCTTGCCGAACTGATCCATCGGTCCGGTGAACTCCAGGGAATTGAACGTGAGCGTTCCCTGGGCGCTTTTGAAACTCACGGAACTCCATTGCTCAGGTTCGCCCTCCCAGTGCAGCAACCACCCGGGAAGTGTCTCCCGCGCAGCCTCAATGGCCTGACGATCAACGATTGGGCTGTAGATGGTGCACCGCACGGCTCTCCGCTCCTACTTGAGACGTCTACCGGAGCAACTGGATCATGGTGCTCTTGAACTCCTCAAGGGTTACGTGCGGAGTGGGTGATGCCTATTCACCCACCCCTGGCCTGTGCCACCTCGACGCCCCGATCAAGTATGGCCCACGAGGATCCCCGGGCCGACGTAGACGGTGCCCGCCGGGCGCAGGATGTAGGTCCCCGTCGAGACGTCGTAATAGATGTTCGCGGCTCCGCCGGTCACCGTGCGCGCCTCGCCCTCGGTGAGCTCGGGGAGCCTCGAGAGCACCTCCACACCGCGCCGGGATGCCTGGTTCTTCGTCATCGTCCTCATGTCCGTCTCCCTCCTGACTGCGTTTCGTTCAGAGGGGTTACGCGCCCGGCCCGCGTTTGGATGAGTGCGGCTCCGTGGCTCGGGACGTGCCTGGCTGGCTGCCCGGTGCCCACTGTGTGCGGGGGCCCGGGCCGTGGAATGATGGAGGCATGTCGAGGCCGCTGATCACCACCGTGGGTTATTGCACCAGCACCACCGCCCGCATCGCCATCACCGCCAAGAATGGCCTCGCCCATGCCCGGCTCGCGTTCCGCTCGGGGGAGGGCGCCTTCCAGGAGCGCACCCTGCGGCTGCTCCGGCCCGAGGGCTCTTCCTTCCTCCATGGCTCGTTCGAGCTGGAGGGGCTCGCCGCGTCCTCCACGGTCGAGTACGCGGTGGCTGTCTCGGCCTCGGAGGAAGGACTGCCCTCGCGCCAGGAGCTCTCGTGCGCGGGGGGTCTCTCCCGATTCCGGCTGCTGCCTCCGCCCGGCCAGCCGCTGCGCATCGGCCTGGTGAGCTGCAATGGCTGCCACACGGTGAACGAGTCCGTCCGGCGCCATGCCATGTGGAAGCGGCTCGGGGAGGTGGTCGCGGCGGGGGAGGTGGATCTGCTCATCCACCTGGGAGATCAAATCTACGCGGACCACATCCGCGAGGCGTGGCAGCGCGCCGGCCTGGACGACTCCCTGACGCCCCAGAACGAGGAGCTGATGCAGCGGCTGCGCGAGTCCTTCCGCTCCGTGTATTGCGAGACGTGGCAGCGGCCGGAGATCGCCGCGGTGCTCGGCTCGGTGCCCTCGATGATGATGTGGGACGACCACGACATCTTCGACGGGTGGGGCTCCCACGACGAGGTGACTCCCGCGGATCGCGCCTTCTTCGAGGCCGCTCGGACGGCCTTCTCGGAGTTCCAGCAGCGCCTGAACCCTCCGGGCTTCAGCGACTCGTTCGGCTTCGGGTGGGTGAGCAATGGCCTCGGGCTGCTGGTGCTCGACGGGCGCTCGCACCGCAACTGGAGGGATCAGACGATCATCGGCCGCACGCAGTGGGCCGAGACCGATGCGTGGCTGGAAGCCCAGCTGGGCGCGGGGCTCAAGCGGCTCTTCGTCGTCACGGGGGTGCCCCCGCTGCATGCGAAGGTGGCGGCGGCCAGCAAGATCCTGGAGAGGCTCGGGCTCACCTCGTTCCTCGGGGACGTGAGGGACTCGTGGATGGAGCCCAACAACGCCGAGGAGCTGCGCAAGCTGCTCAACCGGCTCTTCGACTTCCGCAAGCGCTCGCCCGGGACCGAGGTGACGTTGGTGGGCGGGGACGTGCACGTGGGGACGACGGCCCGGCTGCGCTCCCGGATGCCCTCCCACAAGCGCAATGACTCCGATCAGCCGGAGATCACCCAGGTGGTCTCCAGCGGCATCGGCTCCGAGCCACCCACGGGCCTCATCCGCAAGGTGGTGGAGTTCGGCATCGGCTCGGACTCGGTGGACATGTACCAGGACCTCTTCTGCGGGAGGCTGCTGGAGCTGCCGGGCAACCCGGATGGGCGGCTGCTCTTCCGGCGGAACTTCGCCGTGCTGGACCTGGGCCCGAGCGGCAAGGACGGATGGGAGCCCGACGGGAACCTG
The sequence above is drawn from the Archangium gephyra genome and encodes:
- a CDS encoding glycosyltransferase family 2 protein, whose amino-acid sequence is MSKHPRPLAKGASTGLPVLGTEPPGPLALPPDGGESTPEFAERVGAWFVLVEELRAKGTSNPELATAERRLLELLRDLRQRAPRGPPSFQELPLALDAHADLLGKLPHGTLLRPFQAELLRPQHAFNAWLLAVIRDTHTQVAVSHHEDVPAWIRRTLEPLADPSRGEVHSHRTGLSALAVTWAKRSCLEPVRWRLRPAFERMRSWNQTAIEVLCAANSGGPLPARAQAEQWVARLERLADPCPPELELPAPLRELLALQREFTWQANQALARQLALGAAVGDEEYRQWCAAREPRHLRDTTQRARELPHRATFSVVVGAGSVDAAHWRECVASVWAQTHEPWELVIGGPEPRLAELRGHLPAEQARDSRLRFVSSPAGSGTAGALNAALSAARGEAVAFLDAADRLAPHALAELALALHARPEARLFYTDEDRLDGTGQRRRPFFKPDWSRDMQRESNYASRLLVMRRELHEELGGVRAGFEGAELMDLVLRASEKQVPIAHVPSVLYHRRELPRAFQVVSAPAHLALSQHLSRCGEDAEAWTTRGGLLRVRHRVKGTPRVSILVPFKDKPELLSQLWRSFRAKTRWEHWELLLVSNNSVDPRTFALLDELEDPRIRKLTWNHPFNYSAINNFAARHAEGELLLFLNNDIEVVDEAWLEELIAQAQRPEVGLVGPLLLFPNGVVQHAGVVLGPSGFAAHPFWRYRPDETWTPFGRVDHTRDYLAVTSACVMMRREVFESVGGYDERFHVSGSDVELALRIISRGLRCVYTPHTRLVHHESATRRLDSIPDRDAWLSYAAFRPWMRAGGDPFYNPHLTLGAMNCGLRTDERSPEALALQMLAWELPATRRLLDAGAANP
- a CDS encoding YihY/virulence factor BrkB family protein, with amino-acid sequence MVLPGKGMSWKEFFTELKNEYKNDKISNVAGAVTFFGVLALFPFLLFLVALASLVIDPAQAQVLIQELGRVAPEAVTEIVGQRLKDLAEGNNVGLLTIGALGAVWAASGGVVAMMDALNTVYDVEESRPFWKVRGTAILVTLGGAVLSILASLAMVATPAVAKFLGEPLGTVVMWLRLPFAGVLMMLVWALIYYLLPDVKQSFKFITPGSVVGVLIWLVASWGFSLYVRNFGSYDANYGALGGVIVMLLWMWISSQVILLGAEINAVLEHKSPEGKSPGQKRPGQGGPNMTKGQKREQEQQELEDRLRPTPPRRPEPARMTPLGAATTWATGFGLGLFLLRRGNR
- a CDS encoding ABC-F family ATP-binding cassette domain-containing protein; the encoded protein is MFTIINVSKAYGPKKLFEEVNVAFSPGRRYGLTGPNGAGKSTFMKILAGDEEADMGTISRPKKLGILRQDHFRYEDERVLDVVLMGNKALWDVMKEKDTILAKSDISEEDGNRLGELEMVIAEEDGYSAESEAASLLEGLGIPSSTHEGPMKQLTGGLKLRVLLAQALFGKPQGLLLDEPTNNLDIDSIRWLETFLMAFEGVLITISHDRHFLNTICTHIADIDYETIIQYNGGYDDMVRQKAQIRSRVESETSEKKKKIAQLQDFVARFHAGTRASQVQSRIKQIDKLKSDDLKRSNIARPFIRFDVKQVSGKQTLQFEAIQKTYDGQKVIRPFSGLVCKGEKICVIGRNGVGKSTLVKMLAGQVESDGGGKITWGHQASMGYLPQDHHGTIRKGTTAFEWLRDINTKLTNEEISGVLGRMLFAGDERMKPTDTLSGGETVRLLLCKLMLNQDNVLVFDEPTNHLDLESISALADGLQKYEGTAIIVTHDQELISEVATRIWSLEEGKPVNDFNGTFAEFLEKHPVHAAQRR
- a CDS encoding alkaline phosphatase D family protein, with the protein product MSRPLITTVGYCTSTTARIAITAKNGLAHARLAFRSGEGAFQERTLRLLRPEGSSFLHGSFELEGLAASSTVEYAVAVSASEEGLPSRQELSCAGGLSRFRLLPPPGQPLRIGLVSCNGCHTVNESVRRHAMWKRLGEVVAAGEVDLLIHLGDQIYADHIREAWQRAGLDDSLTPQNEELMQRLRESFRSVYCETWQRPEIAAVLGSVPSMMMWDDHDIFDGWGSHDEVTPADRAFFEAARTAFSEFQQRLNPPGFSDSFGFGWVSNGLGLLVLDGRSHRNWRDQTIIGRTQWAETDAWLEAQLGAGLKRLFVVTGVPPLHAKVAAASKILERLGLTSFLGDVRDSWMEPNNAEELRKLLNRLFDFRKRSPGTEVTLVGGDVHVGTTARLRSRMPSHKRNDSDQPEITQVVSSGIGSEPPTGLIRKVVEFGIGSDSVDMYQDLFCGRLLELPGNPDGRLLFRRNFAVLDLGPSGKDGWEPDGNLRVRYYAEGLERPIEQTLLAL